GCTATCTGGCGCAGCTCGCGGCGGTTCATGCCCGCTTTCTGCACGACGACTCGCTGCTCGATCCGGCGCTCGGTCTGTCGACGGTGCGCGACTTCGCGCTGATTCTCTCGCCCAGGCTTGTGCGCGATGAGTGCGCCGAGGGTCGCGGCCATGCGGTGCTTGAGGCGGCGCAGCGCGGCTGGCGCGTCTTCGACGAGATCGCGCCGCCGGAGGTGGTCCAGGCGATCGAGCATCTGGAGCGCGCTCCGGACCCGCTCCTCGCGCTGATTGATCACATGCCGCACACGCTGGTCCACGGCGACTTCAAGACCGCCAATCTTGGAGCGTGGCCGCCCGTCGTGCCGGGAGAGCCAGCCAGTACACACCGGACGATCATCTTGGATTGGCAGGACGCGACCTACGGCCCGCCGCTGCTGGACCTGGGCTACTTCCTGGCGATCAGCGCGCTGCGGCTGCCGGTGACAAAGGAGGCGGCAATCCAGATGTACCGCGACGCGCTGACCGCGTGCGGCTATCGCTACCCGCAGCAGACGTGGCAGCGCGATCTCGATCTGGGCCTGCTGACGGGCGGCGCGCTGCGGCTGCTGTGGCAGAAAGCGCTGGGCACCCAGGCGCAAGATCCGAAGCTACGGCAGCGCCAGCGCGAGGAAGTTCGCTGGTGGTCTACGGTTGTGCTGCGCGCCGGTCGCTGGCTGACCTGATGAGAACACGGTTATACACGTTATGTAACATTGCCGTTGGCTGTGCTGCTGGACTGGTCTATATTATGTCACTTTGCAGATAGACATGCGGCTGGAACCGGCGCGCCGTCGACGAACACAAGGAGATCGATCATGGGGATTCAGCGCATCAACGCCGATGGCCTGCTTCGGCTTCCGGCGTTCAGCCACGCGGTCATCGCGGGGGATTTTATCTACGTATCGGGCACGCTCGGAACCAAGCCGGGAGCGCGCGATCTGGTCGAGGGCGGCACCAGCCCGCAGACGACGCAGACGCTCCGCAACATCGAGACGATCTTGCGCTCCTGCGACGCCTCGCTGGACGATGTGGTGAAGGTCAACGTGTTCCTGGCGGATATGACGACCTTCGGCGAGATGAACGAGGCGTACATCGCGGTGATGGGCGCTGAGCCTCCGGCGCGAATCACCGTGGGCCGCGCGGCGCTAGCGCTCGGCGCTGCGGTTGAGATCGACTGTATCGCTTACAAGCCGCGATCGTAGGGCATGATCAAGGTTTCGGGCTGCGGTCCTCACCCCGGGCCCTTCCCCAAACCTCGGCAGGTGAGGCGGAGAATCTGTGCCCGGCTCTTGGTGCCTGGTGCCTGGTTCTTCCTTTGTGCCCTTATTCGGTTCTCGGTTCTCGGTTCTTTCTTCTCCCGCACCCCCGGCCTGCGCTGCGCTCGGCGCTTTGTTCCCCTGTTCTCTCGCTCCCCTATGGATCGTGAATCAGCTCCGCAACCTGTGCAATAGCGCCAGCCGTCGCGCCGACGATCGCGGCCAGCCGCTCGTAATCCAGCTTCTCCGGCGTGTCGGTAGGCCGGTGGTAATGGCGATAGCGAAAGTTGGCGGTGTCGGTGATCAGCAGCGCGGGCAGGCCAGCCTCCCAAAAGGGCAGATGATCGCTGCGGGCAAAATTGCGCACGGCAGGCACCCAGCGATGCAGCAGCGGCCCGACGATCGGCAGGTCGTTGGGCGCGCGCAGCAGCAGCGGGCTATCCGGCCCGGCCAGACGCGACAGCCCCGCCGCGAAGGTCGAGGCAAGCGGCAGCGCGTTCCAGTTATAGATCACCGCGGTAAAATCGCCGCGCATCTGACGAGCGCTGATCCACGCAGCCTGCCTGGGATAGAGCAGACCAATGCCCGACGGCAGACGTTGGGTGTTGGGCGCGGAGGCGGTGTAGGCCATCGTCTCGAAGTTGATCGCCGCCAGCACGCGACGCTCATGCCGTAGCTCGGAGACGAGCGCCCTGGCCCCGAAGAAGCCGATCTCCTCCATATCCGTCGCTGCCAGGATCACGCTATGCTCGAACCGGCAGGGCGCGAGCACGCGCGCCAGCTCCAGCAGTGCCGCGACCGACGCGCCGTTGTCGTTCGCGCCCGGCGAATGCGTGATTGTATCGTGGTGGGCCAGCACGACGATCGCAGCCGTCGATCGTTCGCCCGGCTTGCACGCGACGATATTCGCGCCTTCCAGGTGGCGATAGATCGTCGGCGGAGCCTGCGAACGCCCCTCGTTGTGGTAGCCCAGGACGCCTGAGACGCCGCTAAAGGCAAATGGACGCCACTCAGCAGCCCAGCCTGCCGCCCGCAGCTCGTCGACGATCAGTCGATCAGCCTCAGCCATCGCGTCCGGCGCGCGCATGCGGTTGCGAGGCGCGGGCAATACAGCCACGTCCGAGCGCAGCCGCTCGACGCCGATCCGGCTCTGAATCTGATCGATCCAGGCAGCTAAGGCCGGGCTCAGCGACGCGTGCCGGTTTTTCGCCTGATCGCTCCTGGCAGTGTACACAACGATCTCCTTCCGCTCTGCATCTAGCGCTCCAACAGCGGCGTCTATGATAGTGCATGAATCCGGCTGCGGCGAGTACCACGCGCCACAGCCTGGTACACTTGCCTTGAGGAAAGAGCCGACGCCAAGCGTTTCGAGCAAGGATGGTATCGTATGCAGATCCAGCGTATTTGTGTTTTTTGCGGCTCAAGTCCGGGCCGCTCACCTGCGTACATGGGCGCTGCCCGCGCGCTGGGGCTGGCCCTGGCGCGGCGCAAGATTGGGCTGGTCTACGGCGGCGCGCATGTCGGGCTGATGGGCGAGATCGCCAACGCCGTGATCGAGCACGGCGGGCATGTCACCGGCGTTATGCCCCGCGCGCTGATCGAGCGCGAGATCGCCCACCAGGGCCTCGCCGAGCTGCGGGTCGTCGACTCGATGCACCAGCGCAAGGCGCTGATGGCCGAGCTGTCCGACGGATTTATCGCGCTGCCGGGCGGCTTCGGCACGCTCGAAGAGTTTTTCGAGATCGTCACCTGGGCGCAGCTTGGGCTGCACCGCAAGCCCTGCGGGCTGCTCAACCAGAGCGGCTTCTTCGACCAACTGCGCGCATTTCTGGACTTTGCGGTCGGAGAGCAGTTCATCCGGCCACAGCACCGCGCGATGATCCTGGTTGAGGCCGATCCCGACCGGCTGCTGGATTGCTTCGACGCCTATCAGGCACCAGCCGTCGCCAAATGGATCGATCGGCAGGAGACGTAGCCAGGGACGAACGTTGAAAGTTCCAGGTTCCAAGTTCGACGAACTCGAAACTTGAAACCCGGAACTCGAATCTAGCAGCCGCAGTGCTCAAACAGGTTGAACTGTCGGGCCTGCCCGTCTTCGCTGTAGCCGATGGTGTAGCTGCCTGTCTGGAAATCGATCACCAGCCG
Above is a window of Herpetosiphonaceae bacterium DNA encoding:
- a CDS encoding TIGR00730 family Rossman fold protein, encoding MQIQRICVFCGSSPGRSPAYMGAARALGLALARRKIGLVYGGAHVGLMGEIANAVIEHGGHVTGVMPRALIEREIAHQGLAELRVVDSMHQRKALMAELSDGFIALPGGFGTLEEFFEIVTWAQLGLHRKPCGLLNQSGFFDQLRAFLDFAVGEQFIRPQHRAMILVEADPDRLLDCFDAYQAPAVAKWIDRQET
- a CDS encoding M28 family peptidase, with translation MYTARSDQAKNRHASLSPALAAWIDQIQSRIGVERLRSDVAVLPAPRNRMRAPDAMAEADRLIVDELRAAGWAAEWRPFAFSGVSGVLGYHNEGRSQAPPTIYRHLEGANIVACKPGERSTAAIVVLAHHDTITHSPGANDNGASVAALLELARVLAPCRFEHSVILAATDMEEIGFFGARALVSELRHERRVLAAINFETMAYTASAPNTQRLPSGIGLLYPRQAAWISARQMRGDFTAVIYNWNALPLASTFAAGLSRLAGPDSPLLLRAPNDLPIVGPLLHRWVPAVRNFARSDHLPFWEAGLPALLITDTANFRYRHYHRPTDTPEKLDYERLAAIVGATAGAIAQVAELIHDP
- a CDS encoding RidA family protein, producing the protein MGIQRINADGLLRLPAFSHAVIAGDFIYVSGTLGTKPGARDLVEGGTSPQTTQTLRNIETILRSCDASLDDVVKVNVFLADMTTFGEMNEAYIAVMGAEPPARITVGRAALALGAAVEIDCIAYKPRS
- a CDS encoding phosphotransferase — protein: MDALIFNSVEQMTSVVGLRAIIGEAVTVVKRSPLPVAHHSGNTLERVIARRRGMERRFVLKRFSIERDWIMRLTHDDAVRELALFRHGIYTRLPDTCYVPIIAAARDGSSWASLMADVTDGLAPADDAPIAAADLRRYLAQLAAVHARFLHDDSLLDPALGLSTVRDFALILSPRLVRDECAEGRGHAVLEAAQRGWRVFDEIAPPEVVQAIEHLERAPDPLLALIDHMPHTLVHGDFKTANLGAWPPVVPGEPASTHRTIILDWQDATYGPPLLDLGYFLAISALRLPVTKEAAIQMYRDALTACGYRYPQQTWQRDLDLGLLTGGALRLLWQKALGTQAQDPKLRQRQREEVRWWSTVVLRAGRWLT